The following coding sequences are from one Triticum aestivum cultivar Chinese Spring chromosome 5A, IWGSC CS RefSeq v2.1, whole genome shotgun sequence window:
- the LOC123104556 gene encoding probable serine/threonine-protein kinase WNK9 isoform X2: MDPVEAEEQQTEPPDDEAYAEADPTGRFIRARAHAVLFRYDEILGSGAVKTVYKAFDKLEGDEVAWCQTRIDDSVMGSSEKMAQLNTEISLLKTLRHKNIQKLFASWIDENKKTVNIITELCTSGSLRQFRKKHNKVGMKAMRGWAIQILTGLEYLHSQEPAIIHRDLKCDNIFINGHDGQVKIGDFGLATFLHQRKMRSIKGTLEFMAPELFTGKYNELVDIYSFGMCMLEMVTCEYPYSECEGKPWIYKKISEGIKPAVLSKVEDAEVRGFIEICLAPAAERLCASELLKNCFLQKDKPIPAPAPPISVSLVSSVTKDGRQSASFMLWKGEFSLKGDMHVTDHVNLSLRFPDPSGCFKNAEFPFDVDQDTSLSVALEMVDTFGLPQGNMQIIAQLIEVFLLILIPEWVPCIAVGRVVVVPESANSHSYISKRIMNCRQLRLAVLG; encoded by the exons ATGGATCCCGTGGAGGCGGAGGAGCAGCAGACGGAGCCGCCGGACGACGAGGCCTACGCCGAGGCAGATCCCACCGGCCGCTTCATCCGGGCACGTGCGCACGCTGTCCTCTTCCGA TACGATGAGATCTTGGGATCGGGTGCCGTCAAAACAGT CTACAAGGCCTTCGATAAGCTGGAGGGCGATGAGGTCGCGTGGTGCCAAACACGGATTGATGATTCTGTCATGGGTTCCTCAGAGAAGATGGCACAACTGAATACGGAGATCAGTCTGTTGAAGACGCTGAGGCACAAGAACATTCAGAAGTTGTTTGCCTCATGGATTGATGAGAATAAGAAGACAGTTAACATCATCACAGAGCTCTGCACATCCGGCAGTTTGAGGCA GTTTCGTAAGAAGCACAACAAAGTCGGTATGAAGGCTATGAGAGGATGGGCAATACAGATATTGACAGGGCTGGAATACCTTCACAGTCAAGAGCCAGCGATTATTCATAGGGATTTGAAGTGTGACAACATATTCATAAATGGTCATGATGGACAAGTGAAGATTGGCGACTTTGGTCTGGCGACATTTTTGCATCAACGGAAAATGAGAAGTATCAAAG GCACATTAGAGTTTATGGCACCAGAACTCTTCACTGGGAAATACAATGAGTTGGTGGATATATATTCATTTGGGATGTGCATGCTTGAAATGGTGACATGTGAATATCCATACAGTGAATGCGAAGGCAAGCCATGGATATACAAGAAAATTTCTGAA GGTATAAAACCAGCTGTGCTTTCCAAGGTTGAAGATGCAGAAGTAAGAGGTTTCATAGAAATCTGTTTGGCTCCGGCAGCTGAAAGACTTTGTGCAAGTGAGCTCTTAAAGAACTGTTTCCTCCAGAAAGACAAGCCTATCCCAGCGCCTGCGCCTCCTATTTCAGTCTCTCTGGTCTCGAGTGTGACTAAAGATGGGCGGCAGTCTGCCAGTTTCATGCTATGGAAGGGTGAATTCTCACTGAAAGGCGATATGCATGTCACCGACCATGTTAATTTATCACTAAGATTTCCTGATCCCAGTG GTTGTTTTAAGAATGCCGAGTTCCCGTTTGATGTGGACCAAGATACCAGCCTTTCTGTGGCTCTGGAAATGGTCGACACTTTCGGATTGCCGCAAGGGAACATGCAGATCATAGCGCAGCTGATTGAGGTGTTCTTGCTCATCCTGATCCCTGAATGGGTGCCCTGCATCGCTGTCGGACGGGTGGTTGTGGTTCCTGAGAGTGCAAACAGCCACAGCTACATCTCCAAAAGAATCATGAACTGCAGGCAGCTCAGATTGGCCGTCCTAGGATAG
- the LOC123104556 gene encoding probable serine/threonine-protein kinase WNK9 isoform X3, whose translation MDPVEAEEQQTEPPDDEAYAEADPTGRFIRYDEILGSGAVKTVYKAFDKLEGDEVAWCQTRIDDSVMGSSEKMAQLNTEISLLKTLRHKNIQKLFASWIDENKKTVNIITELCTSGSLRQFRKKHNKVGMKAMRGWAIQILTGLEYLHSQEPAIIHRDLKCDNIFINGHDGQVKIGDFGLATFLHQRKMRSIKGTLEFMAPELFTGKYNELVDIYSFGMCMLEMVTCEYPYSECEGKPWIYKKISEGIKPAVLSKVEDAEVRGFIEICLAPAAERLCASELLKNCFLQKDKPIPAPAPPISVSLVSSVTKDGRQSASFMLWKGEFSLKGDMHVTDHVNLSLRFPDPSGCFKNAEFPFDVDQDTSLSVALEMVDTFGLPQGNMQIIAQLIEVFLLILIPEWVPCIAVGRVVVVPESANSHSYISKRIMNCRQLRLAVLG comes from the exons ATGGATCCCGTGGAGGCGGAGGAGCAGCAGACGGAGCCGCCGGACGACGAGGCCTACGCCGAGGCAGATCCCACCGGCCGCTTCATCCGG TACGATGAGATCTTGGGATCGGGTGCCGTCAAAACAGT CTACAAGGCCTTCGATAAGCTGGAGGGCGATGAGGTCGCGTGGTGCCAAACACGGATTGATGATTCTGTCATGGGTTCCTCAGAGAAGATGGCACAACTGAATACGGAGATCAGTCTGTTGAAGACGCTGAGGCACAAGAACATTCAGAAGTTGTTTGCCTCATGGATTGATGAGAATAAGAAGACAGTTAACATCATCACAGAGCTCTGCACATCCGGCAGTTTGAGGCA GTTTCGTAAGAAGCACAACAAAGTCGGTATGAAGGCTATGAGAGGATGGGCAATACAGATATTGACAGGGCTGGAATACCTTCACAGTCAAGAGCCAGCGATTATTCATAGGGATTTGAAGTGTGACAACATATTCATAAATGGTCATGATGGACAAGTGAAGATTGGCGACTTTGGTCTGGCGACATTTTTGCATCAACGGAAAATGAGAAGTATCAAAG GCACATTAGAGTTTATGGCACCAGAACTCTTCACTGGGAAATACAATGAGTTGGTGGATATATATTCATTTGGGATGTGCATGCTTGAAATGGTGACATGTGAATATCCATACAGTGAATGCGAAGGCAAGCCATGGATATACAAGAAAATTTCTGAA GGTATAAAACCAGCTGTGCTTTCCAAGGTTGAAGATGCAGAAGTAAGAGGTTTCATAGAAATCTGTTTGGCTCCGGCAGCTGAAAGACTTTGTGCAAGTGAGCTCTTAAAGAACTGTTTCCTCCAGAAAGACAAGCCTATCCCAGCGCCTGCGCCTCCTATTTCAGTCTCTCTGGTCTCGAGTGTGACTAAAGATGGGCGGCAGTCTGCCAGTTTCATGCTATGGAAGGGTGAATTCTCACTGAAAGGCGATATGCATGTCACCGACCATGTTAATTTATCACTAAGATTTCCTGATCCCAGTG GTTGTTTTAAGAATGCCGAGTTCCCGTTTGATGTGGACCAAGATACCAGCCTTTCTGTGGCTCTGGAAATGGTCGACACTTTCGGATTGCCGCAAGGGAACATGCAGATCATAGCGCAGCTGATTGAGGTGTTCTTGCTCATCCTGATCCCTGAATGGGTGCCCTGCATCGCTGTCGGACGGGTGGTTGTGGTTCCTGAGAGTGCAAACAGCCACAGCTACATCTCCAAAAGAATCATGAACTGCAGGCAGCTCAGATTGGCCGTCCTAGGATAG
- the LOC123104556 gene encoding probable serine/threonine-protein kinase WNK9 isoform X1 encodes MDPVEAEEQQTEPPDDEAYAEADPTGRFIRARAHAVLFRVPPSCALPFLLCCYKAFDKLEGDEVAWCQTRIDDSVMGSSEKMAQLNTEISLLKTLRHKNIQKLFASWIDENKKTVNIITELCTSGSLRQFRKKHNKVGMKAMRGWAIQILTGLEYLHSQEPAIIHRDLKCDNIFINGHDGQVKIGDFGLATFLHQRKMRSIKGTLEFMAPELFTGKYNELVDIYSFGMCMLEMVTCEYPYSECEGKPWIYKKISEGIKPAVLSKVEDAEVRGFIEICLAPAAERLCASELLKNCFLQKDKPIPAPAPPISVSLVSSVTKDGRQSASFMLWKGEFSLKGDMHVTDHVNLSLRFPDPSGCFKNAEFPFDVDQDTSLSVALEMVDTFGLPQGNMQIIAQLIEVFLLILIPEWVPCIAVGRVVVVPESANSHSYISKRIMNCRQLRLAVLG; translated from the exons ATGGATCCCGTGGAGGCGGAGGAGCAGCAGACGGAGCCGCCGGACGACGAGGCCTACGCCGAGGCAGATCCCACCGGCCGCTTCATCCGGGCACGTGCGCACGCTGTCCTCTTCCGAGTTCCTCCCTCTTGCGCGCTGCCGTTCTTACTTTGTTG CTACAAGGCCTTCGATAAGCTGGAGGGCGATGAGGTCGCGTGGTGCCAAACACGGATTGATGATTCTGTCATGGGTTCCTCAGAGAAGATGGCACAACTGAATACGGAGATCAGTCTGTTGAAGACGCTGAGGCACAAGAACATTCAGAAGTTGTTTGCCTCATGGATTGATGAGAATAAGAAGACAGTTAACATCATCACAGAGCTCTGCACATCCGGCAGTTTGAGGCA GTTTCGTAAGAAGCACAACAAAGTCGGTATGAAGGCTATGAGAGGATGGGCAATACAGATATTGACAGGGCTGGAATACCTTCACAGTCAAGAGCCAGCGATTATTCATAGGGATTTGAAGTGTGACAACATATTCATAAATGGTCATGATGGACAAGTGAAGATTGGCGACTTTGGTCTGGCGACATTTTTGCATCAACGGAAAATGAGAAGTATCAAAG GCACATTAGAGTTTATGGCACCAGAACTCTTCACTGGGAAATACAATGAGTTGGTGGATATATATTCATTTGGGATGTGCATGCTTGAAATGGTGACATGTGAATATCCATACAGTGAATGCGAAGGCAAGCCATGGATATACAAGAAAATTTCTGAA GGTATAAAACCAGCTGTGCTTTCCAAGGTTGAAGATGCAGAAGTAAGAGGTTTCATAGAAATCTGTTTGGCTCCGGCAGCTGAAAGACTTTGTGCAAGTGAGCTCTTAAAGAACTGTTTCCTCCAGAAAGACAAGCCTATCCCAGCGCCTGCGCCTCCTATTTCAGTCTCTCTGGTCTCGAGTGTGACTAAAGATGGGCGGCAGTCTGCCAGTTTCATGCTATGGAAGGGTGAATTCTCACTGAAAGGCGATATGCATGTCACCGACCATGTTAATTTATCACTAAGATTTCCTGATCCCAGTG GTTGTTTTAAGAATGCCGAGTTCCCGTTTGATGTGGACCAAGATACCAGCCTTTCTGTGGCTCTGGAAATGGTCGACACTTTCGGATTGCCGCAAGGGAACATGCAGATCATAGCGCAGCTGATTGAGGTGTTCTTGCTCATCCTGATCCCTGAATGGGTGCCCTGCATCGCTGTCGGACGGGTGGTTGTGGTTCCTGAGAGTGCAAACAGCCACAGCTACATCTCCAAAAGAATCATGAACTGCAGGCAGCTCAGATTGGCCGTCCTAGGATAG
- the LOC123104556 gene encoding probable serine/threonine-protein kinase WNK9 isoform X4, whose amino-acid sequence MGSSEKMAQLNTEISLLKTLRHKNIQKLFASWIDENKKTVNIITELCTSGSLRQFRKKHNKVGMKAMRGWAIQILTGLEYLHSQEPAIIHRDLKCDNIFINGHDGQVKIGDFGLATFLHQRKMRSIKGTLEFMAPELFTGKYNELVDIYSFGMCMLEMVTCEYPYSECEGKPWIYKKISEGIKPAVLSKVEDAEVRGFIEICLAPAAERLCASELLKNCFLQKDKPIPAPAPPISVSLVSSVTKDGRQSASFMLWKGEFSLKGDMHVTDHVNLSLRFPDPSGCFKNAEFPFDVDQDTSLSVALEMVDTFGLPQGNMQIIAQLIEVFLLILIPEWVPCIAVGRVVVVPESANSHSYISKRIMNCRQLRLAVLG is encoded by the exons ATGGGTTCCTCAGAGAAGATGGCACAACTGAATACGGAGATCAGTCTGTTGAAGACGCTGAGGCACAAGAACATTCAGAAGTTGTTTGCCTCATGGATTGATGAGAATAAGAAGACAGTTAACATCATCACAGAGCTCTGCACATCCGGCAGTTTGAGGCA GTTTCGTAAGAAGCACAACAAAGTCGGTATGAAGGCTATGAGAGGATGGGCAATACAGATATTGACAGGGCTGGAATACCTTCACAGTCAAGAGCCAGCGATTATTCATAGGGATTTGAAGTGTGACAACATATTCATAAATGGTCATGATGGACAAGTGAAGATTGGCGACTTTGGTCTGGCGACATTTTTGCATCAACGGAAAATGAGAAGTATCAAAG GCACATTAGAGTTTATGGCACCAGAACTCTTCACTGGGAAATACAATGAGTTGGTGGATATATATTCATTTGGGATGTGCATGCTTGAAATGGTGACATGTGAATATCCATACAGTGAATGCGAAGGCAAGCCATGGATATACAAGAAAATTTCTGAA GGTATAAAACCAGCTGTGCTTTCCAAGGTTGAAGATGCAGAAGTAAGAGGTTTCATAGAAATCTGTTTGGCTCCGGCAGCTGAAAGACTTTGTGCAAGTGAGCTCTTAAAGAACTGTTTCCTCCAGAAAGACAAGCCTATCCCAGCGCCTGCGCCTCCTATTTCAGTCTCTCTGGTCTCGAGTGTGACTAAAGATGGGCGGCAGTCTGCCAGTTTCATGCTATGGAAGGGTGAATTCTCACTGAAAGGCGATATGCATGTCACCGACCATGTTAATTTATCACTAAGATTTCCTGATCCCAGTG GTTGTTTTAAGAATGCCGAGTTCCCGTTTGATGTGGACCAAGATACCAGCCTTTCTGTGGCTCTGGAAATGGTCGACACTTTCGGATTGCCGCAAGGGAACATGCAGATCATAGCGCAGCTGATTGAGGTGTTCTTGCTCATCCTGATCCCTGAATGGGTGCCCTGCATCGCTGTCGGACGGGTGGTTGTGGTTCCTGAGAGTGCAAACAGCCACAGCTACATCTCCAAAAGAATCATGAACTGCAGGCAGCTCAGATTGGCCGTCCTAGGATAG
- the LOC123104555 gene encoding lon protease homolog 2, peroxisomal → MADAPVELPGRLAILPFRNKVLLPGAIVRIRCTNPSSVKLVEQELWQREDKGLIGVLPVRDSEAAAVGSILSPGVGSDSGEGGRRSPGGSGGESTKQDAKSWKEPIHWHSRGVAARALHLSRGVEKPSGRVTYIVVLEGLCRFSVEELNARGSYHVARVSRLDMTKTELEQAEQDPDLIALSRQFKATAMELISVLEQKQKTVGRTKVLLETVPVYRLADIFVASFEISFEEQLAMLDSVDLKVRLSKATELVDRHLQSILVAEKITQKVEGQLSKSQKEFLLRQQMRAIKDELGDNDDDEDDIAALERKMQNAGMPANIWKHAQRELRRLRKMQPQQPGYSSSRAYLELIADLPWQKVSEERELDLRAAKESLDRDHYGLTKVKQRIIEYLAVRKLKPDARGPVLCFVGPPGVGKTSLATSIAKALNRKFIRISLGGVKDEADIRGHRRTYIGSMPGRLIDGLKRVSVNNPVMLLDEIDKTGSDVRGDPASALLEVLDPEQNKTFNDHYLNVPFDLSKVVFVATANRMQPIPPALLDRMEVIELPGYTPEEKLKIAMKHLLPRVLEQHGLSSAYLQIPEAVVKLIIERYTREAGVRNLERNLAALARAAAVKVAELDSTLRLGKEMQPITTTLLDSRLADGGEVEMEVIPMGQDISNTYENSSPMIVDEAMLEKVLGPPRFDDREAADRVSSPGVSVGLVWTSFGGEVQFVEAAAMVGKGDLHLTGQLGDVIKESAQLALTWVRARSADLNLSPTSDINILESRDIHIHFPAGAVPKDGPSAGVTLVTSLVSLFSNRKVRADTAMTGEMTLRGLVLPVGGVKDKVLAAHRYGIKRVILPERNLKDLAEIPAPILAGIEILLVKRIEEVLGHAFENGFPLRLHSSL, encoded by the exons atggcggacgcGCCGGTGGAGCTGCCGGGCCGGCTCGCCATACTGCCGTTCCGCAACAAGGTGCTCCTCCCGGGCGCCATCGTGCGGATCCGATGCACCAACCCCAGCAG TGTCAAGCTGGTGGAGCAGGAGCTCTGGCAAAGGGAGGACAAGGGTCTGATCGGAGTTCTTCCTGTGCGGGACTCGGAGGCTGCAGCTGTTGGTTCGATCCTGTCGCCTG GCGTGGGCAGTGATTCAGGTGAAGGAGGCCGCAGGTCGCCTGGTGGTTCTGGGGGAGAGTCAACCAAACAGGATGCAAAGAGTTGGAAGGAGCCCATTCACTGGCACAGCCG GGGAGTTGCTGCTAGAGCTCTGCACCTTTCAAGAGGGGTGGAGAAACCAAGTGGAAGGGTTACATACATTGTTGTTCTTGAAGGCTTATGTAGGTTCAGTGTTGAAGAACTCAATGCAAGAGGGTCGTATCATGTTGCCCGTGTTTCACGACTTGACATGACAAAGACTG AGTTGGAGCAGGCAGAGCAAGACCCAGATCTAATTGCTCTTTCGAGGCAATTTAAAGCAACTGCCATGGAACTAATTTCTGTCTTAGAGCAG AAGCAGAAGACGGTTGGTAGGACTAAGGTGCTACTTGAGACAGTTCCTGTATACAGGCTAGCTGATATTTTTGTTGCTAGCTTTGAAATAAGCTTTGAGGAGCAGCTTGCTATGCTGGATTCAGTTGACTTGAAAGTGAGACTTTCCAAGGCAACAGAACTTGTAGACAGGCACCTGCAG TCAATTCTTGTAGCGGAGAAAATAACACAGAAGGTGGAGGGGCAGCTATCAAAATCCCAAAAAGAATTTCTGCTGCGCCAGCAG ATGAGGGCTATCAAAGACGAACttggtgataatgatgatgatgaagatgacattgCTGCATTGGAAAGGAAGATGCAGAATGCAGGAATGCCAGCTAATATTTGGAAGCATGCCCAAAGGGAGTTGAG GCGCTTGAGGAAGATGCAACCTCAGCAACCTGGATATAGTAGCTCTCGAGCTTATTTGGAACTTATTGCGGACCTTCCTTGGCAAAAAGTAAGTGAAGAAAGGGAACTTGACCTTAGAGCTGCAAAGGAGAGTCTTGATCGTGATCATTACGGGCTGACCAAAGTTAAGCAAAGGATTATTGAGTATTTGGCTGTCCGTAAG CTCAAACCGGATGCCAGAGGTCCAGTGCTGTGTTTTGTGGGGCCACCTGGTGTTGGAAAGACATCTTTGGCTACATCCATAGCAAAGGCCCTAAATAGGAAGTTCATAAGAATCTCTCTTGGTGGTGTAAAGGATGAGGCTGATATTAGGGGCCATCGAAGAACATACATTGGAAGCATGCCAGGGCGCCTCATTGATGGACTAAAG AGGGTATCTGTCAACAACCCAGTGATGCTCCTTGACGAAATTGACAAGACTGGTTCTGATGTACGTGGGGATCCAGCATCAGCACTGCTAGAAGTACTTGACCCTGAGCAGAACAAAACATTCAATGACCA CtatttgaatgttccatttgaccTGTCAAAGGTTGTATTTGTTGCAACTGCCAACAGGATGCAACCTATTCCCCCTGCCCTGTTAGATAGGATGGAAGTCATTGAGTTACCAGGCTACACGCCTGAAGAAAAGCTGAAAATAGCCATGAAACATCTCCTACCAAGGGTATTGGAACAGCATGGCTTGAGCTCCGCATATCTTCAGATTCCTGAG GCTGTAGTCAAACTTATCATCGAGAGATACACACGGGAAGCTGGTGTGCGTAATCTTGAAAGAAACCTAGCTGCATTGGCTCGTGCAGCTGCTGTCAAGGTTGCAGAGCTAGATAGTACGCTTAGACTTGGCAAGGAAATGCAGCCAATAACTACAACTCTACTGGACTCGAGACTcgccgatggtggtgaagttgAAATGGAAGTTATTCCTATGGGCCAGGACATATCAAATACATATGAAAATTCATCACCCATGATTGTTGATGAGGCTATGCTAGAAAAAGTGCTTGGG CCTCCTAGATTTGATGACAGAGAAGCTGCGGATCGGGTGTCATCCCCAGGAGTGTCAGTTGGGCTCGTCTGGACTTCTTTTGGTGGGGAAGTTCAGTTTGTAGAGGCTGCGGCCATGGTGGGTAAGGGTGACTTGCATCTGACAGGACAACTTGGCGATGTAATTAAGGAATCAGCACAGTTAGCTCTGACATGG GTGAGAGCAAGATCTGCTGACCTCAATCTGTCACCTACTTCTGATATTAACATATTGGAGAGCCGTGACATTCACATACATTTTCCTGCTGGTGCTGTGCCGAAGGATGGTCCTTCTGCAGGAGTGACATTGGTAACATCACTGGTGTCATTGTTTAGTAACCGGAAAGTCAGAGCAGACACTGCAATGACAGGAGAGATGACTCTTAGGGGCCTAGTGTTGCCAGTTGGTGGTGTTAAGGATAAG GTGCTTGCTGCGCATCGATATGGCATCAAGAGAGTAATATTACCAGAAAGAAACTTGAAGGACTTGGCTGAGATTCCAGCTCCGATCCTCGCTGGCATTGAG ATTCTGCTCGTGAAGCGCATTGAGGAAGTACTTGGCCATGCTTTTGAGAATGGATTCCCTTTGAGGCTACACTCCAGTCTATAG